Within Halobacterium jilantaiense, the genomic segment TATCGTGGCCGACGGCGCCGACCCACCACCGCCGCCACCCTCGTCGTCTCCGGATGAGGCGCTGGGGTAGACTACGAACGAGTCGGTCTCGCGGACGCCGTCGCGCTCGTAGGAGACGGCGACTCGGAAGTTCTCGTCAGTCACGTTCACGGCCTCCGGCGTATCCGTCGTCACGCCGCGGTAGAACTCCCCGACCTCGATGGTCGCGGTCTCACCGCTGCTGATTCCTAGCCCCGCATTCAGGACGGTCGTCTCGCTTGTCGAGAAATCGTCGCCGATTGCGGTCCGCTCCGTCCGGCTCTCCTCGACGGACAGCGTCAGCCCCCGCGAACCGACGTAGCCGTACTCGCCGGTGCCCGTCGGCACGTCGACGGTGACGTTCTCTTCGGTTGTGTTCGCGTACAGTTCGCTCTGCCGGCGTCCCTCGCTCGTCGCGGCGTCGGACAGTCCATCGATTTCGTCGTCCTCCGGCAGCACGGTCACGTCGGTGAGATTGACTTGGCTCGCGTGGTCGTTCCGGACGGTGAAGTTGAAGCCGCCGGTCGTGTCGCCACCGTCCTGGCCGTCGAACGACCGCGAATCGTTCAGGTAGACGACCGCCCCGCCACTCCCGTTGACCGACGCGGAGGAGGATCCGACCGTCTCGTTCACAGTCCGCTGCTTGAACGTCCCCTCGCCGTTCACGAGTCCGAACGTCACTTCGGTCTCGGGTTGGTCGCCGTCCACATCGAACGTCACTCGCCCGTCCTCGTTGGTTCGCTTCTCCCCGTCATCGTCATCGAACACGCTCGGCTCTGACGTGTTCACCCGTGTCCCAGACACTGGGTTGTTGTACTCGTCGCGCGCCTCGACCGTGACGCTGTCGTCGTCGCTCTCGACGAGCGTGAGGTAGTGCGGTGGCGGATTCGTCGCGTCGCTGCCGACGCCGACCTTCGCGGTGCGGAGCGTGAACGGTCCGCTCCAGTCGATACTGAGCGTCACTCGGTCGGTGCCGTTCTGGGTGACGGTGACGTTCGGATTATCGCCGAGGCTCGTGCTGTTCCGCAGCACGCTCGCGTTCACGACGGTCGGAATCGTGACGTTCACGGGCTGTCCCGGAGTCTCTGGCTGGACCTGCACTCGCTGGGCGGGCGCGCTCAGGGCGCTCGGATTCACCGCGACCGAGGACGACCGCGACGTGCCCAGCGAGCCGTTCAGCGCGACGAGCGACACCGTCCGGGTCTGTTCGTCGACGAGCAGCTGGTCGGTCAGCGGCACCGACGTGTTCTGCTCGGGGTAGTAGTTCGACAGCAGAGACGCCTCGTAGCGCAGCCGCGGGGCGTTCCGGTACTCGTTGTACCCGGGGACGAACGACAGCGCCTTCGTCGGCTGCGCCCACGAGCCGTCCAGATACTGCCGGGTCTCGTTGTTCGTCGCGTTCACGTTCGACACCTCGATGCGGGGGTCGTCGTAGGTGTCCGTCCTGAGCGTGCCCGCGGCCGGCGGCGGGTTCACGAGGAAGACGCGGTTCGGGTACTCGGTGCCGAGAGAGACCGTCGCCGGGCGCGCGTTCCCGGTCTCGGCTGTCGACACGAGCGCGTTCCGCACGTCGACGAGCTGCCCCTGAACCTGCTGGCTGTGGCGGTACTCGACGTCGGCGTTCTCCGCCGGGACGACCGTCGCTTGGTAGACCGAGAGGGCGATAATGATGGTGGCGAAGAGTAAGACTGCCCCCACCTGGACCGTCACCCCCCGGGTGTCGTCCCTGAATCGCACGGTTGGGTGAAGTCGGGAGCCGAGGGGTATAAACGCGGCGGCTACCGGGTCAGTCGTCGTCGTCTTCGATGACTTCGGGGTCCGAGAGCGCGCTCTGGAGGCTGTCGAGACCGTTGACCCACTCCGTGACGAGGCCGTACTCCACGTCCTCCAGCAGCGTCATGTCGAGATCGTCGCCGTCGATGACGCGGGTGCCGCCGGCCGCGACGAGGCCGAGCGCGCGGTCGAGGTCCTCCTCGCTCTCGGCGTCGACGGCCGCGTGGACGTACTCGTCGACGGACGCCTCGTCGGCGGGGCCGTCGGCGACGTACTGTTCGGCGCTGTAGAAGACGGCGACGAGGCTCGTCTGGACGCCGTCGACGAGCATCAGCTTGTCCTCGTCGTCGAACGCGGGCTCGGCGAGCACGACCTCGCGGATGTCCGCGAGCTCGTCCATCCCCTCGTCCTGTCCGAGCTCGTCGTCGTCGTACGCCTTCAGAATCTTCGCGACCGCGATGGCGACGTCGTCCTGGAGGTTCAGGAGGAGACGCGCCGAGTCCTCGTCTTCGGGGTCCAGTTCCTCCTCGCGGAGGCGGTCGAGCCAGTTCTGCCAGCGTTCCTCGGAGTAGAACTCCTCTTCGGGGGCGCTCATACCCGAACGGCCGGCCGCGCGAGACAAAGGCCTTTCCTTCAGCGGAGCAGCCCCTGCGTTCGCCGCTACGGGCTCTGCTGGCGCGATAGCGCCAACGGAGAGGACTCAGTCCAGCGTTGCCCGCGTATCGATGCCGTAGACGGCCTCCGGCGTTTCGACGTGCGCGATCCGGACTGCGTCGTCGTGGCCGTCCTCCAGCAGCCAGCGGACGCGCCGCGGGACAGTCTTCGGTCCCATGACTGCGCCCGGTCGGTCGGCGTCGTCCACGAAGTCCGTCTCCATCAGGAACGGCTCGCCCGCCTCGACGGCCGCTTCGAGGTAGTCCTTCTCGCACATCACGCTCGGCGTGCAGCCCGCGAGCCGGCCGCTCGCGTAGTGTTTCACCACCTTCTCCGGCGCGAGCCCGGCGTCCGCCGCCCACTCCGCGACCCCAGTCAGGTCGCTCGTGGCTTCGGTGTGTAACTGGAGTGAGACGCCGACGTCCGCCGCGCGCTCGCAGGCGTGCCGGATGACGTCGTTGGACGCCGCCCAGACTGCGTCGCTCACGTCGTAGTGCGGCCGGCCGGACTTCAGCGCGACCGCGCGCCCCTCGCTCGCGACGTCCGCGGCCTCGTCGATGCCGGCACACATCAGGTCGCGGGCCGCTTCCGGGGTGAACCCGCGCTCGTCCACCAGCCGAGATATCAGGCCGGGGTGGACGCCGAGCACCGGCCACGCATCGCCGTCCAGAATCTCGCGCGCTTCGTCGACCAGCCGCACCGTCTCCTCGAACACGGGCCGGAAGTCCGGCCCCGACTCGGGTTCGACGCCGAGGTGCCAGGAGGGCTTGTTCACGACGAGCAGGTGCGTGCCGCCCGCTCGCGCGAAGTCGCGGACGGCGTCGAGCCCTTGGTTCTCGGCGTCGAGGTGGAGGTGGTCGTCGAGCACCGGCGTCTCGAACTCGGTCATGGCGGCGCGTTCGCGCTCGCAGCCCGAAAGCCTGTTCGTCGCGAGCCGACGCCCGACTGCTGCAGGCGGTGAAACCCCTGCGAACCCTTAACTCGGATGCCGCGGAATCCCCGGGTGGACACTCCGTCCTGACTCACATGCAGGTAGACATCACCCACCAGCCGTCGTACGCTCACCTCGTCGTCGACCTCGACCCCGGCGAGTCCATCCTCGCCGAACCCGGCGCGATGGTCAGCCACTCCCCCGAGGTCAGCATCGAGACGTCGACCACCCGCGGCGGCCTCCTGAGCTCCGCGAAGTCGATGCTCGGCGGCGAGTCCGCGTTCGCAAACGAGTTCCTCGCCGAGCACGAACCCGGCCGCGTCACGCTCGCGCCGCCGAAACCCGGCGACATCGCCCAGCACGACCTCGACAGCGAGACGCTGTACGCGGTCGACGGCGCGTTCCTCGCGTCCGACCCGGGCCTCGACGTGTCCTCGGAGTTCGGCGGCCTGAAGTCGCTGCTCGCAGGCGCGAGCATCACGCCGCTCGCGCTCTCGGGCACCGGCACGGTGTTCCTCGAAGCGTTCGGCGGCGTCGAACGCGTCGACCTCGACCCCGGCGAGTCGTACGTCGTCGACAACGAACACGTCGTCGCGTGGGAGGAGACCGTCGACTTCGACGCCCGGCGCGTCGGCGGCCTGAAGTCGACGCTGCTCAGCGGCGAAGGCCTCGTGATGGAGTTCACTGGCGGCGGTTCCGTCTGGTACCAGACCCGTGGCCTCGACGCGTTCACGAGCGTCATCGCCGGGGCGCTGCCCGCAGCCGAGGCCGACTCCGACGGCGGTATCGACATCGACATCTGAGGCGAAGCACCACTGTCGCCTCGCTTTCTCCGCCTACTCGTCGTCGCCGAGCACCACGGCGTCCGTCGCCGCGTGTCGAAGCGCGTCCGAGCGGCCGTGTTCACCGGGCGCGATGGCGAGCGTGCGGACGCCGCGGCGCTCGGCCTGCTCGAACACCGGCTTGAAGTCCGTGTCCCGGGACGCCACCGCGAGCACGTCCACGCCGTCGTCGAGCACCAGTTCGGTGGCGTCGACGGCGAGTTTCACGTCTACGTCCCCGCTGGTCACGCGCACGTCGTAGCCGCGGGCTTCGCCCGCCTGGATGAGCGACGGCGTCGCGTGTTCGTCGAGGTACAGCCGGGTCACTGCCAGCGCGCCCACCTCGCTGGCCGCGTCCCGCACGTCGTCTAAGTCCACGTCGAACTCCTCGCGGAGCACGTTCGGGCCGTCGACGAACAGCGCCACGCCGCCCGCGTCGGTCCCGAGCAGCTCCCGCAGTCGGTCCATACGCCACCTCGGAGACGGCCAGCCAAGAGCGTGCCGGAACGCTGCAACAAAGCTGGCGGTACACTTCCCGGTCTCTACACCGACACGTGGTGTATGTCGCTCTCTCCAGTTCCGACCGTCGAGGAAGCGCGGTACGCGTCCGTCGACGAACCGATCACCGCCCGCGTCGTGCTCGCGGCGTTCGCGGGCGGGCTGGCCGGACTCGTCGCCATGGCACCGGTCGTCGCCGGCGTCCCGCTGGTGCTCGGCGTGTTCGAGGTCGACCCGCTGCTGGAAGTGATTCCACTGGTCGACGGCGGCCCGCTCGTCGGCGTCCTCGTCTTCGCGCTCGGCGGCGTCTTCGCGCTCCCGCTGTTCTTCGTCGTCACCGCGACTTTCCTCCCGCCGCGGGAGCCGCGGTGGGCGCGCGGCGTCACGATGAGCACGCTGTTCTGGGTCACGTTCCTCTACCTGTTCTGGCCCGGCGGCGACACCCTCACGGACGCCGTCTTCCTCGTCGTCACGCTGGTCGGTCACTGGCTGTACGGCGTCGTCCTCGGCGTGATGACGCACACGCTCACGGGCATCCCGGAGCACGACGTCTGAGGGCGTTCCGATTTACGAAAGCCTTACTTCCCGGGCGACGACCCTCGGAGTATGGGTCTTCGAACGCCGCCGCTGTACGGCAGGCACGAGGACCGCGGGGCCTCCTTCACGGAGTTCGGCGGCTGGAACATGCCAGTCGACTTCGCGGGCATCCAGGAGGAACACGCCGCGGTCCGCGAGGCCGCGGGCATCTTCGACGTCTCCCACATGGGGGAAATCGAGGTGTCCGGGCCTGACGCCGAACACCTGATGCAGCGGCTCACCACCAACGACGTCGCCTCGCTCGACCCCGGGGACGCCCAGTACGCCGCCATCACGGACGACAACGGCGTCATGCACGACGACACCGTCGTCTACCGGCTCCCAGACGGCCGGGACGCCGAGTTCCTGTTCGTCCCGAACGCCGGCCACGACGAGGACGCCTACGACCGCTGGACGGACTACCGCGACGACGAGGGCCTCGACGCCACCGTCGAGAACGTCACCGACGACTACGGCATGGTCGCGGTCCAGGGTCCCGACGCGCCCGCCCTCGTCGCCGACCGCGCGGGCGAGGACGCACTGGACCTCTCGATGTTCGAGGCGACGGACGCCGACGTGGCGGGCGTCGACGCGCTCGTCGCGAACACCGGCTACACGGGCGAAGCCGGCTTCGAACTCGTGTTCCCCGCCGACGGCGCTGGTGCCGTCTGGGGCGCGTTCGCGAACGACTGTCAGCCCTGCGGGCTCGGGGCCCGCGACACGCTCCGCATGGAGTACGGCTTCCTGCTCTCGGGCCAGGACTTCCACCCCGAGGACGAACCCCGGACGCCCCTCGAAGCGGGCATCGGATTCGTCGTCGACCTCGACACCGAGTTCGTCGGCCGCGACGCCATCGCCGCTCAGGAGGACGCGGGCCTCGACCAGCAGTTCGTCGGCCTCACCCTCGACGAGCGCGGCGTCCCCCGGCACGGCTACGACATCACCACCCCCGACGGCGACGACATCGGCGTCGTCACGAGCGGCACCAT encodes:
- a CDS encoding DUF2150 family protein is translated as MSAPEEEFYSEERWQNWLDRLREEELDPEDEDSARLLLNLQDDVAIAVAKILKAYDDDELGQDEGMDELADIREVVLAEPAFDDEDKLMLVDGVQTSLVAVFYSAEQYVADGPADEASVDEYVHAAVDAESEEDLDRALGLVAAGGTRVIDGDDLDMTLLEDVEYGLVTEWVNGLDSLQSALSDPEVIEDDDD
- a CDS encoding TatD family hydrolase, with product MTEFETPVLDDHLHLDAENQGLDAVRDFARAGGTHLLVVNKPSWHLGVEPESGPDFRPVFEETVRLVDEAREILDGDAWPVLGVHPGLISRLVDERGFTPEAARDLMCAGIDEAADVASEGRAVALKSGRPHYDVSDAVWAASNDVIRHACERAADVGVSLQLHTEATSDLTGVAEWAADAGLAPEKVVKHYASGRLAGCTPSVMCEKDYLEAAVEAGEPFLMETDFVDDADRPGAVMGPKTVPRRVRWLLEDGHDDAVRIAHVETPEAVYGIDTRATLD
- a CDS encoding TIGR00266 family protein, which gives rise to MQVDITHQPSYAHLVVDLDPGESILAEPGAMVSHSPEVSIETSTTRGGLLSSAKSMLGGESAFANEFLAEHEPGRVTLAPPKPGDIAQHDLDSETLYAVDGAFLASDPGLDVSSEFGGLKSLLAGASITPLALSGTGTVFLEAFGGVERVDLDPGESYVVDNEHVVAWEETVDFDARRVGGLKSTLLSGEGLVMEFTGGGSVWYQTRGLDAFTSVIAGALPAAEADSDGGIDIDI
- a CDS encoding NYN domain-containing protein, producing MDRLRELLGTDAGGVALFVDGPNVLREEFDVDLDDVRDAASEVGALAVTRLYLDEHATPSLIQAGEARGYDVRVTSGDVDVKLAVDATELVLDDGVDVLAVASRDTDFKPVFEQAERRGVRTLAIAPGEHGRSDALRHAATDAVVLGDDE
- a CDS encoding DUF6789 family protein is translated as MSLSPVPTVEEARYASVDEPITARVVLAAFAGGLAGLVAMAPVVAGVPLVLGVFEVDPLLEVIPLVDGGPLVGVLVFALGGVFALPLFFVVTATFLPPREPRWARGVTMSTLFWVTFLYLFWPGGDTLTDAVFLVVTLVGHWLYGVVLGVMTHTLTGIPEHDV
- the gcvT gene encoding glycine cleavage system aminomethyltransferase GcvT — encoded protein: MGLRTPPLYGRHEDRGASFTEFGGWNMPVDFAGIQEEHAAVREAAGIFDVSHMGEIEVSGPDAEHLMQRLTTNDVASLDPGDAQYAAITDDNGVMHDDTVVYRLPDGRDAEFLFVPNAGHDEDAYDRWTDYRDDEGLDATVENVTDDYGMVAVQGPDAPALVADRAGEDALDLSMFEATDADVAGVDALVANTGYTGEAGFELVFPADGAGAVWGAFANDCQPCGLGARDTLRMEYGFLLSGQDFHPEDEPRTPLEAGIGFVVDLDTEFVGRDAIAAQEDAGLDQQFVGLTLDERGVPRHGYDITTPDGDDIGVVTSGTMSPTLGEPIGLGYVDTDHAEDGTTVHVQVRGTGKQATITTPPFLDQ